The following coding sequences lie in one Spirosoma sp. KUDC1026 genomic window:
- a CDS encoding pirin: MNAQTDAQIYLADQRGCSQTNLVRSYHTFNFGAYVAEGRQPFGPLQLLNDDTLRAGAALNLRVEDATDVILLPLEGGLEYHFRESIAPSSASTSVSTGATSIGVALAGVTPDFLEPGQVGILSLPAGTTYSVTNPYETETITFLQFWLRRIEAIAGSTVTHNRFLLLTKNTLLPLFGSAAAGSDTVLTSRGFIGQYDGRGEGTFTVPAAGRNVFVVVLRGVFEVANRLLHEKDGLSLRYEPADTHRDMEFEALSDGAILLLIDMPLDQ; this comes from the coding sequence ATGAATGCCCAAACCGACGCACAAATCTACCTGGCCGACCAGCGGGGCTGCTCGCAGACCAACTTAGTACGCAGTTACCACACCTTTAACTTTGGGGCGTACGTAGCCGAGGGACGCCAACCATTCGGGCCGTTGCAACTGCTGAATGACGATACCCTGCGGGCAGGAGCCGCGTTGAATCTGCGGGTGGAGGATGCCACCGATGTTATTCTGCTGCCACTGGAGGGGGGACTGGAATACCATTTTCGCGAATCGATAGCCCCATCGTCCGCATCCACGTCGGTTTCTACCGGAGCGACTTCCATCGGAGTGGCTCTGGCGGGAGTAACTCCCGATTTTCTGGAACCGGGGCAGGTGGGGATACTATCGTTGCCAGCCGGAACGACGTATTCCGTAACGAATCCCTACGAAACCGAAACCATTACGTTCCTTCAGTTCTGGCTGCGACGGATTGAGGCAATAGCTGGCTCTACCGTCACGCACAACCGGTTTCTGCTACTCACCAAAAATACATTGCTGCCTCTGTTTGGGTCGGCGGCTGCTGGCTCCGATACCGTACTAACAAGCCGTGGCTTTATTGGTCAGTACGATGGACGGGGCGAAGGAACGTTTACGGTGCCCGCGGCAGGACGTAACGTTTTTGTGGTTGTCCTGCGGGGCGTATTTGAAGTAGCCAACCGGTTGCTGCACGAAAAAGACGGTCTTTCCCTTCGCTACGAGCCGGCAGATACCCATCGTGACATGGAATTTGAAGCGTTATCGGACGGAGCCATCCTCCTGCTTATCGATATGCCGCTTGATCAGTAA
- the cobA gene encoding uroporphyrinogen-III C-methyltransferase, with amino-acid sequence MKLTLVGAGPGDPDLITLKGVRALQQADVVMYDALVHPDLLNYCHPDALKVYVGKRRGAYACMQEDINPLIVHYARQYGHVVRLKGGDSFVFGRGYEELEYAKQHGLETAVVPGLSSSYAVPASAGIPLTTRGVSESFWVVTGTTKAGQLSSDLQLAAQSSATVVILMGMHKLAEIMAVFDGAGKANTPVAIIQNGSLPNERVVTGRVSDIQQRVIESGIDNPAIIVVGDVAALGNAATKANLLALDTPTDVE; translated from the coding sequence ATGAAACTTACCCTTGTTGGTGCGGGACCGGGTGATCCGGACCTGATCACCTTGAAAGGTGTCCGGGCGCTGCAACAGGCAGACGTTGTTATGTACGATGCGCTGGTGCATCCGGACCTGTTAAATTATTGTCATCCTGATGCCCTGAAGGTTTACGTCGGCAAACGCCGGGGTGCGTATGCCTGCATGCAGGAAGATATAAACCCACTGATCGTGCATTACGCCCGGCAGTACGGGCATGTCGTTCGCCTGAAAGGGGGCGATTCGTTCGTGTTTGGCCGGGGTTACGAAGAACTGGAATACGCGAAACAGCACGGTCTGGAAACAGCCGTCGTGCCGGGTTTGTCGAGTAGCTACGCCGTTCCAGCCTCGGCGGGGATTCCGCTGACAACGCGGGGTGTGTCGGAAAGCTTCTGGGTGGTAACCGGCACGACGAAAGCCGGCCAGTTATCATCGGATCTTCAACTGGCCGCTCAGTCTTCGGCAACGGTGGTGATCCTGATGGGGATGCACAAGCTGGCTGAGATTATGGCGGTTTTCGACGGCGCGGGCAAAGCCAATACACCCGTCGCCATTATTCAGAACGGATCTCTTCCCAACGAGCGGGTTGTCACTGGACGCGTTAGTGATATTCAGCAACGTGTCATCGAGAGCGGCATTGATAACCCCGCTATTATTGTTGTTGGCGACGTAGCGGCCCTGGGCAATGCGGCAACCAAAGCAAACTTACTCGCTCTGGATACCCCAACGGATGTTGAGTAG
- a CDS encoding intradiol ring-cleavage dioxygenase → MERNEFLKRGFGSLFGVAVMAACSKTDIDPTTSTSTGGTSTSTGSTNGSSASSCTVTNSETEGPFPTKSPAKFVRSDIRDGQTGVALTMNITIKNANSSCNALAGALIDVWHCDKAGNYSEYGGTGMQSVNYTTVDFLRGRQTTDANGVVSFTTIFPGWYSGRAPHVHVHIYNSVGKSLLVTQIAFPYAICNTVYTTGQSYGYTKGAQDTLNERDNVFGDGYTNELATLSGSLSAGYALTHTIVVNG, encoded by the coding sequence ATGGAACGGAACGAATTTTTAAAGCGTGGCTTTGGGAGCCTGTTCGGCGTAGCGGTCATGGCCGCCTGTAGCAAAACCGACATTGATCCAACCACTTCAACAAGTACGGGGGGGACCTCAACCTCGACGGGATCGACCAACGGCAGTTCGGCTAGCAGCTGCACCGTAACGAACTCGGAAACGGAAGGGCCTTTCCCCACCAAATCACCCGCGAAATTCGTACGAAGCGACATTCGAGATGGCCAGACGGGCGTAGCGTTGACGATGAACATCACCATTAAAAACGCCAACAGTAGCTGTAATGCACTCGCGGGGGCATTGATCGACGTCTGGCACTGCGACAAAGCCGGCAATTATTCGGAATACGGCGGTACGGGCATGCAGAGCGTGAACTACACAACGGTTGACTTCCTGCGGGGGCGGCAGACGACGGATGCAAATGGGGTGGTGAGCTTTACGACAATCTTTCCGGGCTGGTACTCAGGCCGGGCTCCGCACGTCCACGTTCATATTTACAACTCGGTGGGTAAGTCGCTGCTGGTCACGCAGATTGCCTTTCCGTATGCTATCTGTAATACGGTGTACACAACCGGACAGTCGTACGGCTACACAAAAGGGGCGCAGGATACCCTGAACGAACGGGACAACGTGTTCGGTGATGGCTACACCAACGAACTGGCTACCCTGTCGGGAAGTCTGTCCGCTGGTTATGCGCTTACCCATACGATCGTCGTAAATGGATAA
- a CDS encoding nitrite reductase, producing the protein MAIHLTDRVSEAARRDILDLDRRINSFRSGEIADEAFRKFRLTRGVYGQRQPGVQMIRIKLPYGRITADQLVRIADLSDTYATGNLHATTRQDIQLHFVKLEDSVQLWADLEDAGITLKEACGNTVRNVTGSARAGIDPAEPFDITPYAYSIFDYFLRNPICQDMGRKFKIAVSSSEKDSAYGYMHDVGLIPRLRDGQRGFKVVLGGGLGAQPFPAQTAFEFLEEDRVIPFIEGVIRVFDRYGERQKRHKARMKYLLNDIGLEEFLRRVSDETPALRSQTYAVSHDDVPVVLPQYDGTAQTGSVTSEGENDAAYQTWLKTNVFEQKQAGWYAVQLRVLLGDMSSDTARALAQVVRQYAADDIRVTVNQGYLLRYVKPEHLPAVFQALSALGLANPGFDTTADITTCPGTDTCNLAISSSYGITRALESMMHEEFPDLVFNDDIKIKISGCMNGCGQHSVANIGYHGSSLKNGAYVLPALQVLLGGGFNGKGEGLIADKVIKIPSKRGPDSLRFLLRDYETNGFDGEYYSDYYARQGKNYFYQLLKPLADLKTLVDTDYIDWDHTEQYVTEVGIGECASVLIDLVATTLTEAEEKLSWAQEALAGERWADAIYHAYNTFITGARAGLMSRDVPTNTQHGIVSDFDRVFASESLFHQQEGDFKALVFSINKNEPTEAFARQFLTEAEAFLGAVQAFRAEQIEREGFFPELQELVQAKDS; encoded by the coding sequence ATGGCTATTCACTTGACAGACCGGGTTAGCGAAGCCGCCCGGCGCGACATTCTGGATCTGGATCGTAGAATCAATTCGTTCCGCTCTGGCGAAATAGCCGACGAGGCCTTTCGGAAGTTCCGGCTGACACGGGGGGTGTACGGCCAGCGGCAGCCGGGCGTGCAGATGATCCGGATCAAACTACCCTACGGCCGTATTACCGCCGACCAGCTCGTGCGTATTGCGGATCTATCCGATACGTACGCGACCGGGAACCTACACGCGACCACCCGGCAGGATATTCAGCTTCACTTTGTCAAGCTGGAGGATTCGGTACAGCTCTGGGCCGATCTGGAAGATGCGGGGATCACCTTGAAGGAAGCCTGCGGGAACACGGTTCGGAACGTAACGGGCTCGGCCCGCGCGGGTATCGACCCGGCAGAGCCGTTTGATATCACCCCCTACGCCTACTCGATTTTCGATTACTTTCTGCGCAATCCAATTTGCCAGGATATGGGCCGGAAGTTTAAGATTGCCGTATCGTCCAGCGAGAAAGATTCCGCTTATGGCTACATGCACGACGTGGGCCTGATTCCCCGTCTGCGGGATGGTCAGCGCGGTTTTAAAGTCGTACTGGGCGGTGGCTTAGGCGCCCAGCCTTTCCCGGCGCAGACGGCCTTCGAGTTTCTGGAAGAAGATCGGGTGATTCCGTTTATTGAAGGCGTTATCCGGGTTTTCGACCGGTACGGCGAACGGCAGAAACGCCATAAGGCCCGGATGAAATACCTCCTGAACGACATCGGTCTGGAAGAGTTTCTTCGCCGGGTTAGTGACGAAACCCCTGCCCTACGCAGTCAGACCTACGCGGTTTCGCACGACGACGTCCCGGTTGTGCTGCCCCAGTACGACGGTACAGCCCAGACAGGCAGCGTTACGTCGGAAGGAGAAAACGATGCGGCTTACCAGACCTGGTTGAAAACAAACGTGTTTGAACAGAAACAGGCGGGCTGGTACGCGGTGCAGCTTCGGGTGCTGCTGGGCGATATGTCGTCCGACACAGCGCGGGCACTGGCCCAGGTTGTTCGCCAGTACGCAGCCGATGATATTCGGGTAACCGTCAACCAGGGCTACCTGCTCCGGTACGTAAAACCGGAACATCTCCCCGCCGTTTTCCAGGCGCTCAGCGCGCTGGGGCTGGCGAATCCGGGTTTCGATACCACGGCGGATATTACGACCTGCCCCGGCACGGACACCTGTAATCTGGCCATTTCGAGCAGCTACGGCATCACCCGTGCCCTCGAATCGATGATGCACGAGGAGTTTCCGGACCTGGTCTTCAACGATGACATCAAGATCAAAATTTCGGGTTGTATGAACGGCTGCGGTCAGCACTCGGTGGCCAACATCGGTTACCACGGCTCGTCGCTGAAAAACGGAGCGTATGTATTACCGGCCCTGCAGGTGCTGCTGGGCGGTGGTTTCAACGGCAAAGGGGAAGGCCTGATCGCCGATAAAGTAATCAAGATTCCATCCAAGCGGGGACCCGATTCGTTACGCTTTCTCCTGCGTGATTACGAAACCAACGGCTTTGATGGCGAATACTACTCGGACTATTACGCCCGGCAGGGGAAAAACTATTTTTATCAGTTGCTGAAACCGCTGGCCGATCTGAAGACGCTGGTCGATACGGATTACATCGACTGGGATCATACCGAGCAGTACGTCACGGAGGTTGGTATTGGTGAGTGCGCCAGCGTCCTGATTGACCTGGTGGCTACCACACTGACCGAAGCCGAAGAAAAATTAAGCTGGGCGCAGGAAGCCCTGGCCGGTGAGCGCTGGGCCGACGCCATCTACCACGCGTACAATACGTTTATCACCGGTGCCCGGGCGGGCCTGATGAGCCGCGACGTACCGACGAACACACAGCACGGCATCGTGTCGGACTTCGACCGGGTCTTCGCTAGCGAATCGCTGTTCCACCAGCAGGAAGGCGACTTCAAAGCGCTCGTTTTCAGCATCAATAAAAACGAACCGACCGAAGCGTTTGCCCGGCAGTTCCTGACCGAAGCGGAAGCGTTCTTGGGTGCCGTTCAGGCGTTCCGCGCTGAACAGATCGAACGCGAGGGTTTCTTCCCCGAGCTTCAGGAACTCGTCCAGGCCAAAGACAGCTAA